DNA from Aliarcobacter butzleri:
ATTAAGATATAATACAAAAAATAACTTGATATTTAAGTAAAAATCTATCAAAACAATCACAATTCATAGGAGCTATCTTGTCAAAAATAAAATGTAATCATTGTCATTTAGAATTTGATAAAAATATAATGATAAAAGACAATGATTTAAATTTTTGTTGTAAAGGATGCCAAGGTGTTTATCATTTACTAAAAAGTGATGGATTGGAATCTTTTTACGAAAAACTTGGAAATAAAACAATAGCTCCACCAATAGAAGTTTTTAATGACGACATCACTAAATTTGATTCTTTAAATTTTTATGACAACTATGTAAGTAAAACAAAAGAAGGTTTTAATCAAATTGATTTAATTATAGAGGGTATTCATTGTGCTGCATGTGTTTGGCTAAATGAAAAAATTCTTTTTGATACAAAAGGTATTGTTGAAGCAAATATTAATTTTACGACAAATAAAGCAAGAATTATTTGGGATGATGACATATTGAAGTTATCTCAAATAATTCTAAAAATTAGGTCTATTGGTTATAACGCTTATGCTTATGATTCAAGTGTTGCTGATATTGCAGCTTCAAAAGCAAAACAAGACTATTTTGTACGTATTATGGTTGCTGTTGTTTGTACTATGAATATTATGATGTTAAGTGTTGCAAAATATACAGGATTTTTTACAGGAATTACTCCTGAAGTTATGCAAATGATTCATTTAGGAGAGTTTATTCTTTCAACACCTGTTTTATTTTATAGTGGTTGGGTTTTTTATAAAGGTGCGTATTACGGTCTAAAAAATAAAATGGTAACTATGGATTTAGCTGTTTCTACTGGAGCAACATTGAGTTATATTTACTCTTTGACTATTTTGCTTGGAGCAAAAGGAGATAGTTATTTTGATTCTGTTGCGATGATTATTACTTTTGTTTTAGTTGGAAAATATTTAGAAGTTATTGGTAAAAAATCAGCTGTTGATACTTTAGATAAAATAAAATCAACTTTGCCTTTAGAAGCAGTTATTATAAATGGAAATGAAAAAAAAGTTGTAGCTTTAAATAGTGTAAATATTGGTGATATTGTAGAGATAAAAGCAGGAGATAAAGTTCCTGTTGATGGAAAAGTAATCTCTGGAAATGGTTCTTTTGATGAATCAACAATCACAGGAGAATCAATTCCTGTATATAAAAAAGTTGGAGATGCTGTTTTTAGTGGAACTATAAATTTAGATTCTTTGATACATTTTGAAGTAACAAAGAACTTTAAAAATTCAACTTTTTCTTCTATCGTTTCTTTACTTGAAGACTCTTTAAATTCAAAACCTTCTATTCAGATTAAAGCAAATAAAATTTCAAGAGGATTTAGTGCTACTATTTTGTCTCTGGCATTTGCTACTTTTTTAGTTTGGTATTTTTTTGGTTTAGACTTAGGTTTTATTTATGAAGGGACAAATCAATTTGAAAGATCTTTTATAGTTGCTGTTTCTGTTATTGTTATTGCTTGTCCTTGTGCATTGGCTCTTGCAACTCCAATGGCAAGTTTAGTTGGTATTTCAGAACTTGCTAAAAAAGGTTTACTTTTCAAAGAAGCAAAGTTTATAGAAACTTTAGCTGTTGCTTCTAGTGTAGTTTTTGATAAAACGGGAACTTTAACAAAAGGTGAATTAAATGTCGTAAAAGCAAGAATCTTAGATGATAATATTCATAAATTAAATCTTTTGTATTCACTAATAGATAGTTCAACTCATCCAGTAAGTCTTTCTATTAAAAGATATTTAGAAAAAAACTATAATTTAGAGTTAAAAAAACTTGAAAATGTAAAAAATATTGAAGCAAAAGGGATGAGTGCAACATATAAAAATGTTGATGAAAAAGAGTTTGAGATTCTTGGTGGAAATGTAGAACTTCTTAGAGAATTTGGAATTTATTATAAATTTGATTCTTCAAGAACTGTCTATTTATTTGCTATTAATAAAAGAGTAATTGCTACATTTGAACTTGAAGATGAGATAAAAGATGGTTCAAAAGAGTTAATAAATTATCTACAAAATAAGAATATTGAAGTAATAATGCTAACAGGTGATAATGAACAAGTTGCTTCAAGAATTGCAAAAGAATTAGGTATAAAAAAATATTTATCACATCAAACTCCAGTTTCAAAAGCAGATTTTATAAAAGAGCTAAAAAAACAAAATAAAGTTGTTGTTATGGTTGGTGATGGTGTAAATGATAGTGTAGCTTTAAGTAGTAGTGATGTAGCTATTGCTATGGGAAATTCTGCTGATATATCTTTAGCGGTTTCTGATGTAGTTTTATTAAATTCAACTTTAAAATCTTTAAAAGAGGCTTTTCTTATTTCAAATAAAACATATAAACATATCAAACAAAATTTAGGCTTTTCATTACTTTATAATGCAACGACTGTACCTTTAGCAATGGCAGGTTTTGTAATACCGCTTATTGCTGCACTTTCAATGAGTTTAAGTTCTTTAATAGTAGTATTAAACTCTCTTAGAATCAAAATGAAATAAAGGAAAATAATATTTTATGATAAATGACACACTTTTATTTATGTTAATAGTTGGGATAATAATATCTGCTGGACTTCTTTTATTATTTGTTTGGGCTGCAAAAACTGGTCAGTTCGATGATGCAGATAGAATGTTGAATAATCCTTTATATGATAGCGTTGATGATTTAAATGATGCTATTAGAAAAGAACAAAAAATAAAAGAGGAAAAAGAAGCAAAAGAAGAGAAACAAAAAAAAGAGTAGAAAGTTCTACTCTTTTTAAGAAGATAAAATTATTTACCCATATAGTCAGCTAAAGCCTTGATGTCTGCATCAGATAATTTAGCAACTTGACCTTTCATTAACGCTTTCATAGGTCCACCATAAGTTCCATCTTTATAACCATGTAATGCTTTTTCAATTTCAGCTTTTGTTAAATTAGCTGGAACGTGAGAAGCACTTTTTGTAGTTATATTGATTTCACCTTTTGCACCGTGACATGCTTTACATGTTGCGTAAGCCGCTGGAGCATCTGCAAAAGCAAAAGCAGCAACTGCTAAAGTTGTAAGAACGATTTTTTTCATTTTTTTCTCCTTTGAAATTTAAGAGAAAAATTCTAGCTTTTTTTTTATATTTTTAAGCTTAATAATTTTTTCTTAATCGTAAAATTTTCACTTAAAATTGTGCAAAATTTGTGAAGTTAAAAAAAGTTTCATAAAACATAAAATAAAGCATATTTTTAATATAGTAATACTCTTAATATTTAAGTTAAAGGCAAAAAATTTGGATAAAGATTTAGTGTTAGACATAAATGATTTAACTTTTTATTATAAAAAAGAGAATCCTATTTATAAAGATTTTTCTTTAAAATTACAAAAAGGTCAGTTAGTGACGATTTTTGGGAAAAGTGGAAGTGGAAAAACTACACTTTTTGAATTAATTATTGGAAGTTTAAAACCAATAAAAGGAACTATAGATAAATTAGATGTATCTATGATATTTCAAGATCCATTTAATTCTTTTCATCCAACATATAAAATAATAGAACAGATAAAAGATGTTGTACAAAGAGATTTTACAACTGAGTTGGATAGTTTATTAAAAAAACTTAACTTATCAAAAGATATTTTAGATAAATATTCATATCAGTTAAGTGGTGGACAGCTTCAAAGATGTTCTATTTTAAGAGCAATATTAATGAAACCAAAGTTACTTTTAATAGATGAACCAACATCTGCTTTGGACAATATAATAGCTTATGATGTGATGAAATTATTAATTACTTTTTTAGAAGATAGCGCTATTTTGCTTGTAACTCATGATTTGGATATGGCAAAATGGTGTAGCGATAAAATTATAAGGTTGGAAACTGATGCAAGAAAATAAAAAAGCTTTAGTGTTATTAAATATGGGCGGAGCTAGAGATAAAAGTGAATTAAAAATGTTTTTGACAAATATGTTCAATGATGAAAATATTTTGACAATTAAAAATGCTTTTATTAGAAAAATGGTGGCTAGTTTTATTACTAATTCAAGATTAGAAAGTGCTTGGAAAAACTACGAAAAAATTGGAAATCATTCTCCAATTAATCCTTTGACAGAACAATTGGTAAATAAATGTAATGATAAAATAGAAAATTATAAAACTTACCAAGTTATGAGATATACTCCACCTTTTGCTAAAGAGATAATATCTCAAATGAAAAAAGATGGAATAAAAGAAGTTTTGTTACTTCCTTTATATCCTCAATATTCTACAACAACAACAAAATCATCTTTGGAAGATTTTATAAAATTTGCAAAAAATAGTTTTAACATAAGTTCTATTGAAACTTTTTATAAAAATGATAAATTTAATGAGTGTATTGTAAATGAAATTTTAAATAATGTAGAAGATGAAACTTCTTACAATCTTGTATTTTCAGCTCACGGACTTCCTCAAAAAATAGTTAATGCAGGTGATCCTTATGAAAAACAGATGAATGAGCATGTGAAAATCTTGAGCGAAGAATTACAAAAAAGAGGAAAAAATTTTAAATCTATAAATTTAGCATATCAGTCTAAAGTTGGACCTTTAAAGTGGTTAGAACCATCACTTGAAAATATGCTAAAAAATTTTAAAAATGAAAATGTGATTATTTATCCATTATCATTTATTGTTGATAATTCTGAAACAGTTTTTGAGCTTGATATTGAATATAAAGAAATAGCACACGAAATAGGAATAAAAGAGTATAAAGTTTGTAGTTGTGTTAATGATAGTGATGAATTTATTGAAGCTATTAAAGATATTATAAAATAAAAATATATGTAAGTTAAGCAAAAAAGCTTAACTTACAAAAAAACTTGTTACATTGTATGCAATAAATGATAGAATCCAAGCTGTCGTTGTTGTAAATACAAATAAATATAATAAATATTTCCATTTACCAGCTTCCCTAACAAATACCATTGTTGCAGCTAAACAAGGAAGATATATCATAACAAAAACGATAAATGATATAGCAGATGCAAAAGGTATATTATTTCGTATTTTTTCAATTAATGTACTTGAAGTTTCATCTGCCTCATCACCTAATCCATAGAGTATTGATAATGTTGAAACTACTACTTCTTTTGCTGCAAGTCCTGTTTCAAGAGCAACAGACATTTTCCAATCAAAACCTAAAGGTCTAAATAATGGTTCAGAAAACTTTCCAACATATCCAAGATATGAATTTTCAAGATTGTATAAACTTAATTCATTTTCCAAATTAGTTTTTTCTTCATCTGTTGTAGCTAATTCAATTTTTTGCTGATACATTTCTTCAACATCTTCATGTTTTGGATAATTACTCGCAACCCAAATTAGTATAGATGCAGCTAATATAAATGTTCCTGCTTTTTTTAAATACATCATAGCTTGATTATAAACTGTAAACCAAATAAGTTTCAAAGAAGGTAATCGATATTTTGGGATTTCCATAACAAAAGGTTCTTCTTCTCCTTTAAAAACAACAACTTTTAAGACTTTTGCACTAATTAATCCAATAAATGCTCCACAAATATAGATTAAAAATAGTACATTTCCTTCGTTATATTGGCTAAAAAATGCTCCTATAAAAAGTACGTAAATTGGAAGTCTTGCTCCACAAGACATAAATCCTATAATAAAAAGAGTTAATAATCTATCTCTTTCATTTTTTAAAGTTCTTGCTGCCATATAAGCTGGTACTGAACAACCAAAACCAGTAATTAAAGGAATAAATGATTTTCCGTGTAATCCAAATTTATGAAAAAAACCATCTAATAAATATGCAACTCTACTCATATAACCTGTTGTTTCTAATAATGCAATACCAAAGAAAAGTATGATGATATTTGGTAAAAATAAAACTACAGCTCCTACTCCAGCAATAATACCATCTCCTATGATAGAAGAGATTTGATTATCTCCTAATATCTCTTTTGTTTGATCAATTAATTGTGCAAAAAAGCTATCAATAATATCCATAGGAATATTTCCTAAAACAAATGTTAATTGAAAAAGTGCCCACATCAAAAGAAAAAATATAGGTAAACCAAAAAATTTATGAATTAAAAGTGAATCTATTTTTTCTGTAAGAGTAGTATCTTTTTTATTTTTTTGATGAACAGTTTTTGTGATAACACCTTTTACAAAGGCAAATTTTTCATCATTAAAAATATCATCAATATTTTTTGTTTGATAGTGTAAGTATAAATGCTCAAATGAATTATTTAATGTATCTTGCAGTTTAAGCCAAATTGGTTGACTATGTAATAATTCGAATGTTTTTTTATCTTCTTGTAAAAGTTTAATAGCAACTTCTCTATATGTTAAATCTGTTTCAAAATTAAAATCTTCAAAAATTTGAGTAATTGATTTTATTTCAGTTTCTATTGGATTTGAAAAAATAAGCTTTGATAATGTTTTTTCACTTTCATATTGATTAATAATTTCTTCTAAAAGAGTTTGAATACCAATTTTTTTTGAAGCACTTGTTTTTACGCATGGTCTTCCTAATATTGAACCAAGTTCAGCATCATTTATTTCAATTAATTCATCATTTGCTTCATCAATCATATTTAATGCTATTATCATTTTTTTATTCAATAATAAAAGCTCAGTTGTTAATAGAAGATTTCTTTGTAAATTTGTTGAATCAACAACATTTAAAATAAGATCATAAGTTGAGTTATACAAAAAGTCTTTTGTGATTTTTTCTTCGATTGAATAGTTATTTAATGAATAAGAACCAGGTAAATCAATAATTTGAAATTCATAATCTTTATATTTAAAAAAAACTTCTTCTTTTGAAACAGTAACTCCTGGGAAATTACCAACTTTTAACTTTGCACCTGAAATAGAGTTAATAAGCATAGACTTACCAACATTTGGTTGTCCTACTAAAGCTATTTTAATGACGTTATTTTTCATACTCCACCTCAATTTGAGAGGCTTCATTTGCCCTTATTGCTATTTTTGAATCATTAATATTAATTTTTAATGTACTATTTGTAAGTGTTTTTTTCTCCACTTTTATTAAAGCACCTTTTGTGATTCCCAAAGAATATAGCCTGTTTTTTAGTATATTATTACAATTTATATTTTTAATTTTTGCAATTTGTTCTAATTCTAAATCATTTAATGACATTAATTCCTTCCTCCTTTTTATTCCCTTTAAAATTATCTACAAGAAGTATTATAGTACTCATAATATTAGAATAATTTTAATTTTAAGAATAACTATTATATGAGTTAATTTATTTTTTATAAAGTTTATATTAGTATCTAAAATATTCGAAGATAATTTAAATTTTCAAGACTATAAAAATAGAGTTAGGATATTATATGTTTCTACTAAAAAAGATTATTTCAGCTTTTTTACTTCCCGTTCCAATAGGAATTATTTTACTTTTTTTAGCTTTATTTTTTTTACTAAAAAACTCATATAAAAAAGCAAAAATATTTTTAGTTTTAGGATTTTTGTGGTTTGCCCTTTTATCAAATCAAACTATTTCAAATATGATTATATCTCCTCTTGAAAATGCTTATCCAGCACTAAAAGAGACACCAAAAGATATAAAATATATTTTAGTTTTAGGAAACGGACATAAAACAAATGATAATTTTCCTATAACATCTGAACTAAATACAACAGCTATAAATAGACTTATTGAAGGTATAAGACACTATAAAAACTTAGAAAATTCAAAACTAATAGTTTCTGGTTATAGTTTTGATGATGTAAATTCTCATGCTCAAATGCAAAAAAAATTAGCAATAAGTTTAGGAGTAAATGAAGCAGATATTATTACTCTTGATACTCCAAAAGATACAAAAGAAGAAGCAATAGAAGCTAAAAAAATAGTAGGAAATCAAAAACTTATTCTTGTAACAACAGCAAGTCATATGAAAAGAGCTGTTATGTTGTTTGAAAAAGAAGACTTAAATATAATTGCTAGTCCTACAAATCATAAATTTTTTACAAGCACTTATCCAACTTCATATTTTAATGCAACAAATATCAAAAAAGTTGAGTTGGCATTTCACGAATATTTAGGAATGGTTTATTCTTATGTAAAAGGTGAAATCTAGAAAGATTAATCCACATTTAGATAAAATTGCAACAAAGTTGCAAATAGAGGTTTTTAGTGGAATTAATAAATATAAGTAATCTATCTTTTAAATATCAAAAAACAAATGTATTAGAAAATATAAATTTATCTATCAAAAGTGATGATTTTTTGGCTATTATTGGACCAAATGGTGGTGGAAAATCAACTCTTTTAAAACTCATTTTAGGTTTATTAGAACCTCAAAGTGGAACAATAATAAAAAATATTAAAACAAGCCAAATGGGATATGTTCCTCAAAATACAAACTTAAATATGGATTTTCCAATAACTGCACTTGAGATTGTTTTGATGGGACATACAACTTCAAAAAGAAAAATATTTGGTTACTCAAAAGAGGATATTGCTTGTGCTAAATTATCTTTAGAACAAGTTGGAATGAGTGCATACGCAAACTCTAAAATTGGAGATTTAAGTGGAGGACAAAGACAAAGAGTTTTTATAGCACGAGCACTTTGTTCTAATCCAAAAATTATGCTTTTAGATGAACCAACGGCAAGTATTGATGTAAAAGGACAACAAGAGATATATGATTTATTACAAGAGCTAAATAAACAAATATGTGTTGTTGTTGTAAGTCACGATATTTCGGTTTTATTAAATTATGCTAAAAATGTAGCACATATAAATAAAAATATAGTTTATCACTCTTTAGAAAATATTCAAAAAAATTTAACAACACAAAATGAACATTTATGCGAAGTTGAACTTCTTTCGGCTTTAGGTAAAACTCAAATTTGTTGTAATCATACTCACTAAAGGTAAAAATATAATGTTTGAAATTTTACAATATGATTTTATTCAAAATGCTTTGATATCAGGGATTCTTATCTCTATTGCTGCAGGAATTATAGGTTCTCTTGTAGTTGTAAATAAAGTTACATTTCTAACAGGTGGAATAGCTCATAGCTCTTATGGTGGAATTGGGCTTGCTATTTATTTAGGAATTCCTGTACTTTTGGGAGCAACAATTTTTGCGGTGATTACAGCTATTTTAATAGCTTTTATAACTTTAAAAAATAGAACAAGAATAGATGCAATTATTGGTATGATGTGGGCAAGTGGTATGGCAATAGGAATTATTTTTGTCGATTTAACTCCTGGCTATAATGTAGATTTAATGAGTTATTTGTTTGGAAGTATTATTGCAGTTTCTCATCAAGATATTATTTATATGACTCTTTTAGATGTTTTTATAATTGCAATTGTTGTATTTTTTTATAAACAAATACTTGCAGTTTCATATGATAGTGAATTTGCAAGTCTTAGAGGAATAAATGTAGAGTTTTTTTATACACTGATTTTGATTCTATCAGCACTTTGTGTTGTTGCTGCAATTAAAGCAGTTGGACTTATACTTGTTATTGCACTTCTTACAATTCCAACTTATTTAGCAGAAACTTTTGCAAGTAGACTTTCAAATATGATGATAATTAGCGCTATTTTAGCTACAATATTCACTATTATTGGACTTGTTGTTTCATATCTTTATGATATTAGTTCAGGTGCAAGTATTATTATGGTGGCAGTTGTGATTTTAGGAGTTGTGAAACTTTTGAAATTAAAAAAATAAAAAATAAAATCGGAAAGACCAAAATGAATGAAAAAATAGAAATAGGAAAAATAAATACTTTAAAAGTAAATAGAGTAAGTGAACCAGGAATATATTTGATAAGTGGCGATGAAACAGAAGTTTTATTGCCAAATGCTTATGTTGAAAAATCAATGTTAGTTGATAGTTTGTTAGATGTGTTTATTTATACAGATAGTGAGGATAGACTTGTAGCAACTACTTTAAAGCCATATTTATACCTACATGAATTTGCTTTTTTAAAAGTTGTAGATACTGCAAAATTTGGAGCATTTGTTGATATTGGTTTACCAAAAGATATTTTAGTTCCAAAAAATAGACAAAAAAGTAGTTTTTTTGTTGGTTCATACAAAGTTTTACAATTACAACTAGATGAAAAAACAAATAGACTTATAGCTTCTGAAAAATATGATTTATTAAAAAAAATAAGAAACTTAGAAAAAAATGATGAAGTAGAAATAATCCTTTATTCTAAAACACCATTAGGTTATAAAGTAATTGTAAATAATCGTTATGAAGGTATGATTTTCCATAGTGAAGTTTTTGAAAATTTAAAAATTGGTGACAAAAAAAGAGCTTATGTAAAAAATGTGAGAGAAGACAATAAACTTGATATATCTTTACAAAAAATAGGTCAAAAAATAGTAGATGATAAAGTTTTTGAAGTTTTAGAAAAAAATGATGGAAAACTGAATTTTACATATAAAAGTGAAGCAGAAGATATAAAAGAAGTTTTTGGAATAAGTAAAAAATCTTTTAAAGCATCTTTAACAAAACTTTTAAGTGAAAACAAAATAATTTTAGAAGAAAATTGCATAAGGATAAAATAAAAAATATCTTGATTTAGAATAAGAGTATTTTTATCCGATTTCACTATAATTTCAAAAATATATTAATAAAGGATTTATAAATGGCAACAGTAAAATTTAAAGGTGAACTTGAAGTAACTTTAAATGGTACAGAATTAAATGTTGGTGATATTGCTCCAGTTGTTACAGTTGTAGGACAAGATTTAAGTGATATTACTATTGGTGGACAAAATGGAAAAGCTCAAGTTATTGTAGTTGTTCCTTCTTTAGATACAGGTGTTTGTGCAACTGAAACTAGAAGATTTAATAGCGAAGCAGCAAAAATTGAAAATGCAGAAGTTATTGTAGTTTCTATGGATTTACCATTTGCTATGAAAAGATTTTGTACAACTGAAGGAATAGAAAACTTAAAAGTTGGTTCAGATTTTAGAGCAAAAGCTTTTGCTAAATCTTATGGTGTTTTACAAGCAAATGGACCATTGGCAGGACTTACAGCTCGAGCAGTATTTATCATAAATGCTTCTGGAAAAATTGTTTATAAACAAATAGTTCCAGAAATTACGGCTGAACCAGATTATGAAGCAGTTTTAGAAGCTGCAAAAGGTGCTACATCAACTTCTTGTTGTGGAAGTTGTCACTAATTTTTAAAGCCACTTTTGTGGCTTTAAACTTCCATATTCTTCTTTTTTTCTTTCGATTAACCAAAAATAGTTATAATATGTACAATAATAATTTTTTATAAAGGAGAAATTATGTTCAAAAATTTATTTAAAACGATGCTTTTATTGAGTTTAGGATTTTTAACGTTAAATGCTTCAGTTGTAAATGATGGATTTGAAGAGTTAGAAAAAGGAAATGTTTTAGAAGCTGCAAATATTTTTCAAAACAGTTGTAATGAAGGTGCAAGTTCTGGTTGTTATAATCTAGGACTTATGTATTACAAAGGTGATAAAATTGCGAAAAATTATCCAAAAGCAGTACAACTTTTTTCAAAAGCTTGTGATTTAGGACATACAAATGCTTGTTACAATTTGGCTTATATGTATGAAAATGCACAAGAAGTAAAAGACTCTTTTAAAGCTGTTGAACTATATGAAAAACTTTGTAATCAAGGAATTAGTGCAGCTTGTTATAATCTTGGAACTATGTATGAAACTGGTGATGGAGTTGAAAGACACACTTTTAAAGCGGTTGAATTTTTAACAAAAGCTTGTGATTTGAATCATGCAAAAGCTTGTTATAACCTAGCTGTAAAATACCAAAATGAAGATGGAGTTGAAAAAGCACCTTTAAAAGCTGCAAACTTATATATAAAATCTTGTGATTTAGGAAATGCATCAGCTTGTTATAATCTTGGAATTATGTATAGCGATGGTAAATTTTTTGCAAAAAATAGTGCAAATGCAAAAGAGTATTTTAGAAGAGCTTGTGATATGAATTTTGATGAAGCTTGTAAAGCTTACAATAATCTCAATAAATAAATTAAAAAAGGCAATTCAACTATTTAGTTGAAATTGCTTTTTTATCTAATTTTGTAAAAATACGAATATAAATTATCTCAGCTATTAGTTCTATAAATGTTTGAGTTACAATAACTGCTGGAAGTAGTGGCAAAGCATTTGGTACGGCTAATGCTAAAGGTAAAATAACTAAAGAGTTTCTTGTTGATGAACTAAAAGCTATTGAAACTTTTTCCTCTTTTTTTAATTTAAATAGTTTTCCTACACTTAATCCAACCATTGGAGCAATAATTGCAAATGCCACATAAATAGGAATAACATATAAAATATCATTTATTGCTAAACTTAACCTTGGAACAACAGCTAAAATAACAATAAATAGAACTAAAGCAGTTGATGGAACTGGTAAAATATTAAATACATCTACGATTTTTTCTCCAAAATTACTTTTCTTAGACCAAATTTGAAATATAGTTGCAAGAGAAAATGGAATTAAAATCAAAAAAATAAATGCTTCAATAAATGGTGAAATTTCTACAAGCAAAGAAGCTTCTTTTCCTAAAAAGATGTTTAGATAAATTGGTAATAATGACATTTGAACTATTAATAAAATCGGAGTTGAGCTAAGAAGAAGTTTTGCATTTGCTTTTCCTAGATGTGAAAATGTAACAACATAATCAATACAAGGAGTTAATAAAACAAACAAAACTCCCAATTTTAAAAGTGGATTATCTGGTAAAAATTGTATAAGACTAAAAACAATAATTGGAATAATAATAAAATTTGAAAAAAGCAAAGCAAAAATAAATTTAATATTTTTAAACACCGAAGTTAGCTCTGATATAGGAACTTGTAAAAAAGTTACAAATAGCATTAGCGCTAAAGCTGGATTGATTGCTGTTTCAAAATATGATGTATTTGGAATAAAAAAAGTAATTAATATACTAATACTAATAGCTATAAAATATATTATAATTTGCTGATTTTCTAATAGTTCTTTTATCTTTGAAAAATTCATATATATCCTTATTTTCTTGTTTTGAATCAATGATACTGATATTTATAATAGCTAAAATCAAATAAAAAATTTAGGAGAATTTATGTTTTCTTGGTACAAAAAATTTACCTCACAGCCACATCAACCTTTTTTTGTAAATGGTGTTTTATTTTTTGCTCTTTTTATGATGCTATTTATTTTGATTTATTCAAATCTTTTAAATGTTCAAGCGCCATTACTTGTATATCATGCTTATAGTTTGGTATTTGTTGTTTTTATTCAGTTCTTTTTAGGCTTTTTATTTGTTGTTTTTCCAAAATTCTTGATGCAAAGTGAAATTGCTTCAAAAGATTATATGCGACTATTTTATATATATTTTATTTCAAGTTTGGGAATATTTTTAAGTTTAATCTTTTATTCTAAAATCACTATTGTTTTTCAAGTTTTACTTTTAATTGCACAAATTCTTAGTTTTAATCTTCTTTATAATATTCATAAAAAAAGTGTTAT
Protein-coding regions in this window:
- a CDS encoding heavy metal translocating P-type ATPase gives rise to the protein MSKIKCNHCHLEFDKNIMIKDNDLNFCCKGCQGVYHLLKSDGLESFYEKLGNKTIAPPIEVFNDDITKFDSLNFYDNYVSKTKEGFNQIDLIIEGIHCAACVWLNEKILFDTKGIVEANINFTTNKARIIWDDDILKLSQIILKIRSIGYNAYAYDSSVADIAASKAKQDYFVRIMVAVVCTMNIMMLSVAKYTGFFTGITPEVMQMIHLGEFILSTPVLFYSGWVFYKGAYYGLKNKMVTMDLAVSTGATLSYIYSLTILLGAKGDSYFDSVAMIITFVLVGKYLEVIGKKSAVDTLDKIKSTLPLEAVIINGNEKKVVALNSVNIGDIVEIKAGDKVPVDGKVISGNGSFDESTITGESIPVYKKVGDAVFSGTINLDSLIHFEVTKNFKNSTFSSIVSLLEDSLNSKPSIQIKANKISRGFSATILSLAFATFLVWYFFGLDLGFIYEGTNQFERSFIVAVSVIVIACPCALALATPMASLVGISELAKKGLLFKEAKFIETLAVASSVVFDKTGTLTKGELNVVKARILDDNIHKLNLLYSLIDSSTHPVSLSIKRYLEKNYNLELKKLENVKNIEAKGMSATYKNVDEKEFEILGGNVELLREFGIYYKFDSSRTVYLFAINKRVIATFELEDEIKDGSKELINYLQNKNIEVIMLTGDNEQVASRIAKELGIKKYLSHQTPVSKADFIKELKKQNKVVVMVGDGVNDSVALSSSDVAIAMGNSADISLAVSDVVLLNSTLKSLKEAFLISNKTYKHIKQNLGFSLLYNATTVPLAMAGFVIPLIAALSMSLSSLIVVLNSLRIKMK
- the ccoS gene encoding cbb3-type cytochrome oxidase assembly protein CcoS, which translates into the protein MINDTLLFMLIVGIIISAGLLLLFVWAAKTGQFDDADRMLNNPLYDSVDDLNDAIRKEQKIKEEKEAKEEKQKKE
- a CDS encoding c-type cytochrome, whose translation is MKKIVLTTLAVAAFAFADAPAAYATCKACHGAKGEINITTKSASHVPANLTKAEIEKALHGYKDGTYGGPMKALMKGQVAKLSDADIKALADYMGK
- a CDS encoding ATP-binding cassette domain-containing protein — its product is MDKDLVLDINDLTFYYKKENPIYKDFSLKLQKGQLVTIFGKSGSGKTTLFELIIGSLKPIKGTIDKLDVSMIFQDPFNSFHPTYKIIEQIKDVVQRDFTTELDSLLKKLNLSKDILDKYSYQLSGGQLQRCSILRAILMKPKLLLIDEPTSALDNIIAYDVMKLLITFLEDSAILLVTHDLDMAKWCSDKIIRLETDARK
- the hemH gene encoding ferrochelatase produces the protein MQENKKALVLLNMGGARDKSELKMFLTNMFNDENILTIKNAFIRKMVASFITNSRLESAWKNYEKIGNHSPINPLTEQLVNKCNDKIENYKTYQVMRYTPPFAKEIISQMKKDGIKEVLLLPLYPQYSTTTTKSSLEDFIKFAKNSFNISSIETFYKNDKFNECIVNEILNNVEDETSYNLVFSAHGLPQKIVNAGDPYEKQMNEHVKILSEELQKRGKNFKSINLAYQSKVGPLKWLEPSLENMLKNFKNENVIIYPLSFIVDNSETVFELDIEYKEIAHEIGIKEYKVCSCVNDSDEFIEAIKDIIK
- the feoB gene encoding ferrous iron transport protein B, producing MKNNVIKIALVGQPNVGKSMLINSISGAKLKVGNFPGVTVSKEEVFFKYKDYEFQIIDLPGSYSLNNYSIEEKITKDFLYNSTYDLILNVVDSTNLQRNLLLTTELLLLNKKMIIALNMIDEANDELIEINDAELGSILGRPCVKTSASKKIGIQTLLEEIINQYESEKTLSKLIFSNPIETEIKSITQIFEDFNFETDLTYREVAIKLLQEDKKTFELLHSQPIWLKLQDTLNNSFEHLYLHYQTKNIDDIFNDEKFAFVKGVITKTVHQKNKKDTTLTEKIDSLLIHKFFGLPIFFLLMWALFQLTFVLGNIPMDIIDSFFAQLIDQTKEILGDNQISSIIGDGIIAGVGAVVLFLPNIIILFFGIALLETTGYMSRVAYLLDGFFHKFGLHGKSFIPLITGFGCSVPAYMAARTLKNERDRLLTLFIIGFMSCGARLPIYVLFIGAFFSQYNEGNVLFLIYICGAFIGLISAKVLKVVVFKGEEEPFVMEIPKYRLPSLKLIWFTVYNQAMMYLKKAGTFILAASILIWVASNYPKHEDVEEMYQQKIELATTDEEKTNLENELSLYNLENSYLGYVGKFSEPLFRPLGFDWKMSVALETGLAAKEVVVSTLSILYGLGDEADETSSTLIEKIRNNIPFASAISFIVFVMIYLPCLAATMVFVREAGKWKYLLYLFVFTTTTAWILSFIAYNVTSFFVS